From a region of the Caldisericia bacterium genome:
- the rpsI gene encoding 30S ribosomal protein S9, with product MSPLIAGKRKTSIARVKLSPGNGTITVNGKSFEEYFPILFHRLVVLQPFKETGREGRYDVVVKVEGGGKSSQAQAIRHAISRALSDLEPSLRQTLKSKGLLSFDARIKERKKPGLHRARKARQYRKR from the coding sequence ATGAGTCCACTAATTGCTGGAAAGAGAAAAACATCTATTGCAAGAGTAAAGTTGAGTCCGGGTAATGGAACAATTACAGTTAATGGGAAGTCCTTTGAAGAGTATTTTCCAATTTTATTCCATAGACTTGTAGTTCTACAGCCATTCAAAGAAACAGGCAGAGAAGGAAGATATGATGTTGTGGTAAAGGTAGAGGGAGGAGGAAAAAGTTCCCAGGCTCAGGCAATAAGGCATGCCATATCCCGTGCTCTTTCTGATTTAGAGCCTTCTTTAAGACAAACATTAAAATCTAAAGGACTACTTTCCTTTGACGCCAGAATAAAGGAAAGAAAGAAACCAGGTCTTCATAGAGCAAGAAAAGCAAGACAGTATAGAAAGAGATAA
- the rplM gene encoding 50S ribosomal protein L13, producing the protein MKTTLIKPKDVVRNWWLIDAKDKTLGRIAVVIAKLLMGKHKPDYTPYADSGDYVVVINADKIKVSGEKEIEKIYYHASGYPGGLKETRFRDMIKKHPDFPIRSAVKGMLPKNKLRYRMLKRLKVYAGNEHPHNAQNPIPYKEEK; encoded by the coding sequence ATGAAAACAACTCTTATAAAACCAAAAGATGTGGTTAGAAATTGGTGGTTAATTGATGCCAAGGATAAGACGCTTGGCAGAATTGCAGTTGTTATTGCGAAATTGCTTATGGGTAAACACAAACCAGATTATACTCCATACGCTGATTCGGGTGATTATGTTGTAGTAATTAATGCAGATAAGATAAAGGTGTCTGGTGAAAAGGAGATTGAAAAAATTTATTACCACGCATCGGGTTATCCAGGTGGCCTGAAGGAAACAAGGTTTAGAGATATGATTAAAAAACACCCAGACTTTCCTATAAGGAGTGCTGTTAAAGGGATGCTTCCAAAGAATAAACTAAGATACAGGATGCTTAAGAGACTCAAAGTTTATGCTGGCAATGAGCATCCTCATAATGCACAGAATCCTATACCATATAAGGAGGAGAAATGA
- a CDS encoding MGMT family protein, with protein sequence MNLGFEEIFINLEFLTILVIYSRKKELIERVKILNKEVEEETSNSFVKEIVIDVFYGRKELDLKILNLSYLTDFQRKVLIKTKDIPRGKVSTYKKLSEKVGVREGARAVGNVMKFNPFPILIPCHRVIKSNREIGEYGGGKKLKRKLLIFEGVGFENKWKVLNEYVV encoded by the coding sequence ATGAACTTGGGCTTTGAGGAGATATTTATAAACCTTGAATTTCTCACCATACTGGTGATTTACAGTAGAAAAAAGGAGTTAATTGAAAGAGTAAAAATTCTTAACAAAGAAGTGGAGGAAGAAACAAGTAATTCTTTTGTTAAAGAAATTGTTATTGATGTTTTTTATGGAAGAAAGGAATTGGATTTAAAAATTTTGAATCTCTCTTATTTAACGGATTTTCAGAGGAAAGTCCTTATTAAAACTAAGGATATACCAAGAGGAAAGGTAAGCACATATAAAAAACTTTCAGAAAAGGTTGGCGTGAGAGAAGGAGCAAGAGCAGTTGGAAATGTTATGAAATTTAATCCCTTTCCAATACTAATTCCCTGCCATAGGGTTATAAAAAGTAATAGAGAAATAGGAGAGTATGGAGGCGGAAAGAAGCTGAAGAGGAAATTGTTAATTTTTGAAGGCGTAGGATTTGAAAACAAATGGAAGGTTTTAAATGAATATGTGGTATAA
- a CDS encoding HDIG domain-containing protein, with translation MNRDEAIKLIKEKLNNENLVKHSIAVGAIMKGLAKYFGEDEERWELCGLLHDIDYGETMNDPDKHSLIGGKMLREMGFDEEFVNAVEAHNERHGIPRNSLMAKALFAADPISGLITATALVMPDKKLASVKVKSVKKKFKAKEFAKGANREQIKTCETELGIPLSEFIEIALNSMKEVSDELGL, from the coding sequence ATGAATAGAGATGAAGCTATTAAACTTATCAAGGAGAAACTTAACAATGAGAATCTTGTAAAACACTCCATAGCGGTGGGTGCTATAATGAAAGGACTGGCAAAATATTTTGGTGAAGACGAGGAAAGATGGGAGTTATGCGGTCTCCTTCATGATATAGATTATGGAGAAACCATGAATGATCCAGATAAACACTCCTTAATTGGAGGCAAAATGCTAAGAGAGATGGGTTTTGATGAAGAATTTGTAAACGCCGTTGAGGCACATAATGAAAGGCACGGAATACCAAGAAACTCCCTCATGGCTAAAGCATTGTTTGCTGCTGATCCTATCTCTGGTCTTATCACAGCTACTGCATTGGTAATGCCTGATAAAAAACTTGCGAGTGTGAAGGTAAAATCAGTTAAAAAGAAATTTAAGGCAAAGGAGTTTGCAAAAGGTGCAAATAGGGAGCAAATAAAGACATGTGAGACAGAACTTGGTATTCCTCTCTCTGAATTTATTGAAATTGCTCTAAACTCAATGAAAGAAGTTTCTGATGAACTTGGGCTTTGA
- a CDS encoding RidA family protein, with amino-acid sequence MIEEKLKDMGITLPEPSKPVGSYLPVVKSGKLVFLSGVISGKKGKVGKDLDIDEAYKEAEKCALILLSNLKKEIGSLDKVKRVVKLEGFVNSEKGFSDQPKVINGASDLLVRLFGERGKHARIAVGVSELPLNSCVEISMIVEVENE; translated from the coding sequence ATGATTGAGGAGAAATTAAAAGATATGGGTATTACACTTCCCGAACCATCTAAACCTGTTGGCTCATATCTTCCTGTTGTAAAATCAGGTAAGCTCGTTTTTCTTTCAGGTGTTATATCAGGTAAGAAGGGAAAGGTAGGAAAAGATCTTGATATAGATGAGGCATATAAAGAGGCAGAAAAATGTGCATTGATTCTTCTCTCCAACCTGAAGAAAGAAATAGGTTCACTTGATAAGGTAAAAAGAGTTGTGAAATTGGAAGGCTTTGTAAATTCAGAGAAAGGATTTAGCGATCAGCCAAAGGTTATAAATGGTGCAAGCGATTTATTGGTGAGACTGTTTGGAGAAAGGGGAAAGCATGCGAGAATTGCTGTGGGAGTGAGTGAACTCCCATTGAACTCATGTGTGGAGATAAGTATGATTGTGGAGGTTGAGAATGAATAG
- a CDS encoding Sir2 family NAD-dependent protein deacetylase, giving the protein MDEVKETARLIKDSKFIVALTGAGISTNAGIPDFRGPKGVYTLGIYDPDKVFDIDYFLMDPLPFYNFAREFVSLLEKVKPTFTHTFLARLESQGKLKAIITQNIDLLHEKSGSKNIINLHGTFLTSHCTQCGKKYSYEDMKEKIFKERIPKCEKCGGVIKPDIVFFKEGVRDFDKAVELSKRADLFFVIGTSLKVYPASLLPQFTRGKIIVVGSGDINLKFITPYLVVRRDIDEFFKEVSKELEVIK; this is encoded by the coding sequence ATGGATGAAGTTAAGGAGACAGCAAGGCTTATTAAAGATTCTAAATTTATCGTTGCTTTAACTGGTGCAGGTATATCAACAAATGCAGGGATCCCAGATTTTAGAGGTCCAAAGGGAGTCTATACTCTTGGCATCTATGATCCGGATAAAGTTTTTGATATAGATTATTTCCTTATGGATCCACTACCCTTTTATAATTTTGCAAGGGAATTTGTTTCTCTTTTAGAAAAGGTGAAGCCCACATTCACGCACACCTTCCTTGCCAGACTTGAATCTCAAGGCAAACTTAAAGCTATCATCACCCAGAATATAGATTTACTTCATGAAAAAAGTGGTTCAAAAAATATTATTAATCTGCATGGAACCTTTTTAACTTCTCATTGCACTCAATGTGGAAAAAAGTATTCTTATGAGGATATGAAGGAGAAGATATTTAAAGAGAGGATTCCAAAGTGCGAGAAGTGTGGAGGTGTTATAAAACCTGATATAGTATTCTTTAAGGAGGGGGTAAGGGATTTTGACAAGGCAGTTGAGTTATCAAAGAGAGCAGATCTCTTCTTCGTAATAGGAACATCTTTAAAAGTCTATCCCGCATCTTTGCTTCCTCAGTTTACAAGGGGAAAGATAATTGTTGTTGGCAGTGGAGATATAAATTTAAAATTTATAACTCCTTATTTAGTAGTAAGAAGAGATATTGATGAATTCTTTAAAGAAGTAAGTAAAGAATTGGAGGTGATTAAATGA